A part of Carassius carassius chromosome 4, fCarCar2.1, whole genome shotgun sequence genomic DNA contains:
- the LOC132139733 gene encoding vesicle-associated membrane protein 8-like: MGLADPNSTEPREGEASQAVDPVKALQSQVDGVKDIMTQNVDRILARGERLDDLMDKSEDLQAGAQNFKHTSQKVARAYWWKNVKLIVVIIVIVLIIVLIVIFLATGVIPTSSPAPKPPTVRPP, encoded by the exons ATGGGGTTGGCTGATCCAAATAGTACG GAGCCAAGAGAAGGAGAGGCTTCCCAGGCGGTGGATCCAGTTAAAGCTCTGCAGTCTCAAGTGGATGGGGTCAAGGATATTATGACCCAGAATGTAGATCGGATCCTGGCCCGAGGAGAAAGACTAGATGATCTGATGGACAAATCTGAAGACCTGCAAGCTGGG GCCCAGAACTTCAAGCACACCTCTCAGAAGGTTGCACGTGCCTACTGGTGGAAGAACGTGAAGCTGATTGTGGTTATTATTGTGATAGTCCTCATCATTGTACTGATTGTCATATTCCTTGCTACTGGTGTGATCCCGACCAGTTCACCTGCACCCAAACCTCCCACTGTGAGACCACCATAG
- the LOC132130971 gene encoding vesicle-associated membrane protein 5-like, translated as MENGQSRLHQAHQDVEDIKGIMLNNIEKADERAGKLGELEDRADKLLEKSEQFSKTSTKVKQKKRWENIKYKVIIAAVVAAVFLIIIVALTVSLSREDSKNTLEDTSAIQGDG; from the exons ATG GAGAATGGGCAAAGCCGCCTCCATCAGGCACACCAGGATGTGGAGGATATCAAAGGTATCATGCTTAATAACATAGAAAAGGCTGACGAGCGTGCAGGAAAACTCGGGGAGCTTGAGGACAGAGCTGATAAACTCCTTGAAAAG AGTGAACAATTCTCAAAGACCTCGACTAAGGTGAAACAGAAGAAGCGCTGGGAGAATATTAAGTACAAAGTGATCATAGCAGCAGTTGTAGCTGCAGTGTTCCTCATCATTATTGTAGCTTTGACTGTGAGCTTAAGCAGAGAGGACAGTAAAAACACACTTGAAGACACGTCGGCAATACAAGGAGATGGCTAG